From Haloterrigena alkaliphila, one genomic window encodes:
- a CDS encoding alkaline phosphatase family protein: MSRSSPPAERAFVLGFDGVPWKLIDQWSAEGELPNFARMREEGAAGTLESTQPATTPLAWPSIATGVWPDKHGIYGFQNLSSDYTHEMYTSYDIQQPTLWEQVTPAHVGNVPMSYPPREIDGTMVTGMMTPTTDHEYTYPPELKDEIEARTGNYDISLDYPDYADRLDEFETAVEAMLAKRREVMRLQMENAGDDWRLFFFVFTAPDRFQHLIWDMDRLLNHYKKLDDVLGEVMAYTDDHDADLYVVSDHGFGPIEELVYVNHILERDGYLFQEENEGARGALSSLGISRDRITDALEQVGISEEKIVSTLPRSIVDTVAERIPGDHALYDVDYDRTVAFVHGSGCLYINDTERFNKGVVDPSQIPDLKAELTDLLESVTDDDGEPMLEVADGNELFPTDDDSPDLIVKGRGVYEERNALTDSVTGDTGTYAASHRKEGIVLCRGPSIEAGATLRGARVVDIAPTLLHGIGEPVPKNADGRVLFDAFDEDAVPASTKVERTGVSKDDRDEAVDDDFTEVEDRLKGLGYME; the protein is encoded by the coding sequence ATGAGCAGGTCTTCCCCACCAGCCGAGCGAGCGTTCGTGCTCGGATTCGACGGCGTACCGTGGAAACTCATCGACCAGTGGAGTGCGGAGGGCGAACTCCCGAACTTCGCCCGGATGCGCGAGGAGGGCGCGGCAGGGACCCTCGAGAGCACCCAGCCCGCGACGACCCCGCTGGCGTGGCCGTCGATCGCGACGGGAGTCTGGCCGGATAAACACGGCATCTACGGGTTCCAGAACCTTTCCTCCGACTACACCCACGAGATGTACACCAGCTACGACATCCAACAGCCGACGCTCTGGGAGCAGGTCACGCCCGCTCACGTCGGCAACGTGCCGATGTCGTATCCGCCACGAGAGATCGACGGAACGATGGTCACGGGCATGATGACGCCCACGACCGATCACGAGTACACCTACCCGCCCGAACTCAAAGACGAGATCGAGGCGCGAACCGGGAACTACGACATCAGCCTCGACTACCCCGACTACGCCGACCGCCTCGACGAGTTCGAGACGGCGGTCGAAGCGATGCTCGCGAAACGTCGCGAAGTGATGCGCCTCCAGATGGAGAACGCCGGCGACGACTGGAGACTGTTCTTCTTCGTCTTCACCGCCCCCGACCGGTTCCAGCACCTCATCTGGGACATGGATCGCCTGCTCAACCACTACAAGAAACTCGACGACGTCCTCGGAGAAGTGATGGCGTATACGGACGACCACGACGCCGACCTCTACGTCGTCTCCGATCACGGCTTCGGACCGATCGAGGAACTGGTCTACGTCAACCACATTCTGGAGCGGGACGGCTACCTCTTCCAGGAGGAAAACGAGGGCGCGCGCGGGGCGCTCTCGAGTCTGGGAATCTCCCGGGACCGCATTACGGACGCCCTCGAGCAGGTCGGTATCTCCGAGGAGAAGATCGTCTCGACGCTCCCCCGCTCGATCGTCGACACGGTCGCCGAACGGATTCCGGGCGATCACGCCCTCTACGACGTCGACTACGATCGGACCGTCGCGTTCGTCCACGGCTCCGGCTGCCTGTACATCAACGACACCGAGCGCTTCAACAAGGGCGTGGTCGATCCGAGCCAGATCCCCGACCTGAAAGCGGAGCTCACCGACCTGTTGGAGTCGGTGACGGACGACGACGGGGAGCCGATGCTGGAGGTGGCCGACGGCAACGAGCTGTTCCCGACCGACGACGACTCGCCGGACCTGATCGTCAAAGGCCGGGGCGTCTACGAGGAGCGCAACGCGCTCACCGACTCAGTGACCGGCGACACCGGCACGTACGCCGCGAGTCACCGGAAAGAGGGAATCGTCCTCTGTCGCGGCCCGTCGATCGAGGCCGGCGCGACGCTGCGGGGAGCGCGGGTCGTCGACATCGCACCGACCCTGCTCCACGGCATCGGCGAACCCGTCCCGAAGAACGCCGACGGGCGCGTCCTCTTCGACGCCTTCGACGAGGACGCGGTCCCCGCGTCGACGAAAGTCGAGCGCACCGGCGTCTCGAAAGACGATCGGGACGAAGCGGTCGACGACGACTTCACCGAGGTCGAGGACCGACTGAAGGGACTGGGCTACATGGAGTAG
- a CDS encoding polysaccharide deacetylase family protein encodes MGSVVVSLDAELGWGFHDLPDPPTERVEAGRRGWQVMLELLDEFDVPATWAVVGHLMLDSCDGSHESHPAPSGWFDREREAWRDREDLRFGPDLVAGILEADADHEFASHSFSHVLFGREETERELAVAELDRATEIAAEWNQSVDTFIYPRNDVGHRDVLAEYGVSAYRGKSPTRDGVRGVFDSTVRDRSMLVDPATDEYGLVNVPASLFLFGFEGPARTVAESIWTDPMLELARRGIDEAVHGDGVFHIWLHPNNLTSERDDARMRSILSYLAKRRAETDLTVETMGDVAQRVRRSRSVEEVSTRTDSSSADGSSADSSSIESTAKASWY; translated from the coding sequence GTGGGTAGTGTCGTGGTCTCCCTCGATGCCGAACTCGGCTGGGGATTTCACGATCTCCCGGACCCGCCGACCGAGCGGGTGGAAGCGGGACGTCGCGGCTGGCAGGTAATGCTCGAGTTACTCGACGAGTTCGACGTCCCGGCCACGTGGGCCGTCGTCGGTCACCTCATGCTCGACTCCTGTGACGGCAGTCACGAGTCCCACCCCGCGCCGTCGGGCTGGTTCGACCGCGAACGCGAGGCGTGGCGCGATCGGGAGGACCTGCGGTTCGGTCCCGACCTCGTCGCCGGCATCCTCGAGGCCGACGCCGACCACGAGTTCGCCAGCCACTCCTTCTCCCACGTCCTCTTCGGGCGCGAGGAGACGGAGCGCGAACTCGCGGTCGCCGAACTCGACCGGGCGACCGAGATCGCCGCCGAGTGGAACCAGTCGGTCGACACCTTCATCTATCCGCGAAACGACGTCGGCCACCGGGACGTCCTGGCCGAATACGGCGTCTCGGCCTACCGCGGCAAGTCGCCGACCCGGGACGGCGTTCGGGGCGTCTTCGACTCGACGGTGCGGGACCGCTCGATGCTGGTCGATCCCGCGACCGACGAGTACGGACTGGTCAACGTCCCCGCCTCGCTGTTCCTGTTCGGCTTCGAGGGACCCGCGCGGACCGTCGCCGAGTCGATCTGGACCGATCCGATGCTCGAACTCGCTCGACGGGGGATCGACGAGGCGGTCCACGGGGACGGCGTCTTTCACATCTGGCTCCACCCGAACAACCTGACGAGCGAGCGCGACGACGCCCGGATGCGGTCGATCCTTTCCTATCTCGCGAAGCGCCGCGCGGAGACCGATCTCACCGTCGAGACGATGGGCGACGTCGCCCAGCGGGTCCGTCGTTCTCGGAGCGTCGAGGAGGTCTCGACCAGGACCGACAGCAGTAGTGCCGACGGCAGTAGTGCCGATAGCAGTAGTATCGAGAGCACGGCGAAAGCGAGCTGGTACTGA
- a CDS encoding Gfo/Idh/MocA family protein, with protein MPSTLLSRWTDSSALELGVLGVGNIGMVHLKSALAMPDVDVVAAADAVPENRDRAASAGATRTYDDYTTLLEHEDLDAAVVALPPFLHADAVEKAADAGTDVFVEKPLARSTEEADEMLETAREAGIAVGVDHTLRYQPDMTGVKAEYDDGHVGHVPYASITRLNDHPLGKPPADEAPPEWPMDPEAAGGGSLVELGVHCFDVLEWLFGDLEVRDATMGQTLNIPAEDAATVLLRAPETETTISLHCGTYQWEQLPEVNTRLRLEGVTGTISNKDHIPDNFYAGAAKSALSNVLSRFTRDEPDVFGPTFYLQAHYDALEDFCDAVRNDEAPPVDGADGRRTIELAETAYELAEETADDALEAPEVMA; from the coding sequence ATGCCATCGACACTTTTGAGCCGGTGGACCGACTCGAGCGCACTCGAACTCGGCGTGCTCGGCGTCGGAAACATCGGCATGGTACACCTGAAATCGGCGCTTGCGATGCCCGACGTCGACGTCGTCGCGGCCGCTGACGCGGTCCCGGAGAACCGCGACCGGGCCGCCAGTGCCGGCGCCACGCGCACGTATGACGATTATACGACGCTGCTCGAGCACGAGGACCTCGACGCGGCGGTCGTCGCCCTCCCGCCGTTCCTCCACGCCGACGCCGTCGAGAAGGCCGCCGACGCGGGGACCGACGTCTTCGTCGAGAAACCGCTGGCCCGCTCGACCGAGGAGGCCGACGAGATGCTCGAGACGGCCCGCGAGGCGGGGATCGCCGTCGGCGTCGACCACACGCTGCGCTACCAGCCCGACATGACGGGCGTCAAGGCCGAGTACGACGACGGACACGTCGGTCACGTCCCCTACGCGTCGATCACGCGACTCAACGACCACCCGCTGGGCAAACCGCCGGCCGACGAGGCGCCCCCCGAGTGGCCGATGGACCCCGAGGCCGCCGGCGGCGGCTCGCTGGTCGAACTCGGCGTCCACTGCTTCGACGTCCTCGAGTGGCTGTTCGGCGATCTCGAGGTCCGGGATGCCACTATGGGCCAAACCCTCAACATCCCGGCCGAGGACGCCGCGACGGTCCTGCTCCGGGCGCCGGAGACGGAGACGACGATCTCGCTCCACTGTGGCACCTACCAGTGGGAACAGCTCCCCGAGGTCAACACCCGGCTGCGCCTCGAGGGCGTGACCGGAACGATCAGCAACAAGGACCACATCCCCGATAACTTCTACGCGGGCGCGGCCAAGTCCGCGCTGTCGAACGTGCTGAGCCGGTTCACCCGCGACGAGCCGGACGTCTTCGGACCGACCTTCTACCTGCAGGCCCACTACGACGCGCTGGAGGACTTCTGTGACGCGGTCCGCAACGACGAGGCCCCGCCGGTCGACGGCGCCGACGGTCGGCGGACGATCGAACTCGCCGAAACGGCCTACGAACTGGCCGAGGAGACCGCGGACGACGCCCTCGAGGCGCCGGAGGTGATGGCGTGA
- a CDS encoding DUF362 domain-containing protein, which yields MSVRVAGVDAPDRRGGWFTDADRRLETVEPPVRSVLEPYASSLTATERITLVPDAHYPFHPSSGMITDPVVVAAVAATLEDWTDADVAVAGASDDRIAFDRTADYLAYESALEGVDAGLVDLAEESRRDEVVTVDGDAVSASIPERLLESTVVAVPTLRPTEAGPVAGGMRALGRLVTSVADADQTAVAATRAVDPALSVLDATTAYGGDPIAADALFAGPTPAVDAVGSSLLGRSIEEDPALRVALDDDPAITVERSADDSDGVDLTALRRRLPDGELPPPDDTNPAVTTAYRLYAAVAGDAVPPQLEQR from the coding sequence GTGAGCGTCCGCGTCGCCGGCGTCGACGCCCCCGACCGCCGTGGCGGGTGGTTCACCGACGCCGACCGGCGCCTGGAGACGGTCGAGCCGCCGGTTCGATCGGTCCTCGAACCGTACGCCAGTTCGCTGACGGCGACGGAGCGGATCACGCTCGTTCCCGACGCCCACTACCCGTTCCACCCCTCCTCGGGGATGATCACCGATCCCGTCGTCGTCGCCGCCGTCGCCGCCACGCTCGAGGACTGGACCGACGCGGACGTCGCCGTCGCCGGCGCGAGCGACGACCGCATCGCGTTCGATCGGACCGCCGACTACCTGGCCTACGAGTCGGCGCTCGAGGGCGTCGACGCCGGTCTCGTCGATCTCGCCGAGGAGTCGCGCCGCGACGAGGTCGTGACGGTCGACGGCGACGCGGTCTCCGCGTCGATCCCGGAGCGACTGCTCGAGAGCACCGTCGTCGCCGTGCCGACGTTACGGCCGACCGAAGCCGGCCCGGTCGCCGGCGGGATGCGCGCGCTCGGCCGTCTCGTCACCAGCGTCGCCGACGCCGACCAGACCGCCGTCGCGGCGACGCGGGCCGTCGACCCCGCCCTCTCCGTGCTGGACGCGACGACCGCCTACGGCGGCGACCCGATCGCGGCCGACGCGCTGTTCGCGGGGCCGACCCCGGCGGTCGACGCGGTCGGCTCGTCGCTGCTCGGGCGCTCGATCGAGGAGGATCCGGCGCTCAGGGTGGCCCTCGACGACGACCCCGCGATCACCGTCGAGCGCAGCGCGGACGACTCCGACGGCGTCGACCTGACGGCGCTCAGACGTCGCCTTCCCGACGGCGAGTTACCGCCGCCGGACGACACGAACCCCGCCGTCACGACCGCCTACCGACTGTACGCGGCGGTGGCCGGCGACGCCGTGCCGCCCCAACTCGAGCAACGATGA
- a CDS encoding NAD-dependent epimerase/dehydratase family protein, protein MTGGKTAAVTGATGFLGSHLCERLLADGWEVRGLSRPSSDRGDLEGADIDWYVGDLFEPETLRDLVDGADVVFHLAGIGLWTAGPETVHRVNVDGTENVLEACRDRDVGRVVFTSTSGTRRPSGDAEFADETDVADPIGAYQASKAEAERLVDEYAASGGDAVTVHPTSIFGPGDEEFTVQLLSMGLEPTMPAYLPGGLSIVGVADVVDGLLLAAERGENGEHYILGGENLTYQQAVSRIAHAVDGSPARIRVPATAIHAAGPVAEAASAVADVRMFPFDRQMAQLATQRLFYTSRKAEAELGYEYQPIEAHLPETMAWYREDVR, encoded by the coding sequence ATGACGGGAGGGAAAACCGCCGCCGTCACCGGCGCGACCGGTTTTCTCGGCTCGCACCTCTGTGAGCGCCTGCTCGCGGACGGCTGGGAGGTCCGCGGACTCAGCCGCCCGTCGTCGGACCGGGGCGACCTCGAGGGAGCGGATATCGACTGGTACGTCGGCGACCTGTTCGAACCGGAGACGCTTCGGGACCTCGTCGACGGCGCCGACGTCGTCTTCCACCTCGCCGGGATCGGTCTCTGGACGGCGGGTCCCGAGACCGTCCACCGGGTCAACGTCGACGGCACCGAGAACGTCCTCGAGGCCTGTCGCGACCGCGACGTCGGCCGGGTCGTCTTCACGAGCACGTCCGGGACGCGCCGGCCGTCCGGCGACGCCGAGTTCGCCGACGAGACGGACGTCGCCGACCCGATCGGCGCCTATCAGGCCTCGAAGGCCGAGGCCGAGCGGCTGGTCGACGAGTACGCCGCGAGCGGCGGCGACGCCGTCACCGTCCACCCGACGTCGATCTTCGGGCCCGGCGACGAGGAGTTCACCGTCCAGTTGCTCTCGATGGGCCTCGAGCCGACGATGCCCGCCTACCTCCCGGGTGGACTGAGCATCGTCGGCGTCGCCGACGTCGTCGACGGCCTGCTGCTGGCCGCCGAGCGCGGCGAGAACGGCGAACACTACATCCTGGGGGGCGAGAACCTCACCTACCAGCAGGCGGTCTCCCGGATCGCCCACGCCGTCGACGGCTCCCCCGCGCGGATCCGGGTCCCGGCGACGGCCATCCACGCCGCCGGCCCGGTCGCCGAGGCCGCCAGCGCCGTCGCCGACGTCCGGATGTTCCCCTTCGACCGGCAGATGGCCCAGCTGGCGACCCAGCGGCTCTTTTACACCTCGAGGAAAGCCGAAGCCGAACTCGGCTACGAGTACCAGCCGATCGAGGCGCACCTGCCGGAGACGATGGCGTGGTATCGCGAGGACGTCCGATAA
- a CDS encoding DUF7342 family protein, whose product MTEKSGRNDRRDQISMTRGERVRAAARTLRKPRSASWIADETDVSVKTAQKYLEQLVEDDVLRRLERGEQAVYCVDQLMATYREIAKLQREHDREELTDALESMRTRIVDWTETYGVESPGALRASIADVEDSGEIERRREIASEWEHLEGRLPVVRAALNEYDWASERDAVSA is encoded by the coding sequence ATGACGGAGAAATCCGGCCGGAACGATCGTCGAGACCAAATCTCGATGACCCGTGGCGAGCGCGTTCGCGCAGCCGCGCGCACGCTGCGGAAGCCACGCTCCGCCTCCTGGATCGCCGACGAAACGGACGTCTCGGTGAAGACCGCCCAGAAGTATCTCGAGCAGCTCGTCGAAGACGACGTCCTCCGACGACTCGAACGGGGAGAGCAGGCCGTCTACTGTGTCGACCAGTTGATGGCGACGTATCGCGAGATCGCGAAACTACAGCGCGAACACGATCGCGAGGAACTCACCGACGCGCTCGAGTCGATGCGGACCCGAATCGTCGACTGGACGGAGACCTACGGCGTCGAGAGCCCCGGTGCGCTCCGAGCGAGCATCGCCGACGTCGAGGACAGCGGCGAGATCGAACGTCGCCGCGAGATCGCCAGCGAGTGGGAACACCTCGAGGGGCGCCTCCCCGTCGTTCGAGCCGCGCTCAACGAGTACGATTGGGCGAGCGAGCGAGATGCCGTCTCCGCGTGA
- a CDS encoding glycosyltransferase, with the protein MHVLILTANADAPFMNQQIDELERRGVTFTVLPIAGDASDVTSRSPMDYLRMVPKVISESGNGYDLIHAHYGLTTPVALSQLRTPVVMSLWGSDVHGPAKPVSRACAPLCDEVIVMSEEMREELGYDCRVIPDGIDLEKFTPSSQRQARERVGWDDAGDAYQVLFPYRPGRTVKNFPRAERVVAAAERLLDRPIDLRVVHQVDHDAVPDYMNAADALLLTSRSEGSPNSVKEAMACNLPVVATDVGDVRERLAGVDPSHVGASDAELVDGLVDVLRRGERSNGREAAREVSIERTADQILDVYERVADERVEPEREAPQV; encoded by the coding sequence ATGCACGTCCTCATCCTCACGGCCAACGCCGACGCACCGTTCATGAACCAGCAGATCGACGAACTCGAACGCCGGGGTGTCACCTTCACCGTACTCCCGATCGCGGGAGACGCCAGCGACGTCACCTCTCGTAGTCCGATGGACTACCTCCGGATGGTCCCGAAAGTGATCTCGGAGTCCGGAAACGGCTACGATCTGATTCACGCTCACTACGGCCTGACGACGCCGGTCGCGCTCTCGCAACTGCGGACGCCGGTCGTGATGTCGCTGTGGGGGTCGGACGTCCACGGACCGGCCAAACCCGTCAGCAGGGCGTGTGCACCGCTTTGCGACGAGGTCATCGTCATGTCCGAGGAGATGCGCGAGGAACTGGGCTACGACTGCCGAGTGATCCCCGACGGTATCGACCTCGAGAAGTTCACGCCCAGTTCGCAGCGGCAGGCCCGCGAACGGGTCGGGTGGGACGACGCCGGCGACGCCTACCAGGTGTTGTTCCCGTACCGCCCCGGCCGAACGGTCAAGAACTTCCCGCGGGCCGAACGCGTCGTCGCTGCGGCCGAGCGCCTGCTCGATCGACCGATCGATCTCCGCGTCGTCCACCAGGTCGACCACGACGCCGTTCCCGACTACATGAACGCCGCCGACGCGCTCCTCCTCACCTCCCGCAGCGAGGGGTCGCCCAACTCGGTCAAGGAGGCGATGGCCTGCAATCTCCCGGTCGTCGCCACCGACGTCGGCGACGTCCGGGAGCGACTGGCCGGCGTCGACCCCTCCCACGTCGGCGCGAGCGACGCCGAACTGGTCGACGGCCTGGTCGACGTCCTCCGGCGCGGAGAGCGCTCGAACGGCCGCGAGGCCGCCCGCGAGGTCAGCATCGAGCGGACGGCCGATCAAATCCTCGACGTGTACGAGCGAGTCGCCGACGAGCGGGTCGAACCCGAGCGGGAAGCGCCGCAGGTGTAA
- a CDS encoding DUF354 domain-containing protein — MRILVFANTPAHVHLYRHAVDRLEAAGHDVLVLTREYACTTDLLDRFEMPYRVYGEHGTDRHSKLRLARELGGQVVSIGREARRFDPDVIFGRGPYAAYAGTLTRTPTVLVLDDEPTDFNHVVSRPFADCILSPAVTRRDLGEAHYTFEGFKECAYLHPDVFEPDESVRDRLGVGPDEPYVLVRFNALDALCDAGIEGFEPAQRRDLIERLSERATVFVSDEGDDVDFADLPARPYDLHPAEIHDAMAEADLLVADTGTMTTEAALLGTPSLRYRGTDEHEYGEFQELERAGLAEQFDDYAAVRDRSLELLADDDATARWAERRREYVGDLVNLTDLLVEVAHTRGAVDRLSSSTRGALQPKHREQPGL; from the coding sequence ATGCGGATTCTGGTCTTCGCGAACACGCCCGCCCACGTCCACCTGTACCGCCACGCCGTCGACCGGCTCGAGGCCGCGGGCCACGACGTGCTCGTCCTGACCCGCGAGTACGCCTGCACGACCGATCTCCTCGACCGCTTCGAGATGCCGTATCGGGTCTACGGCGAGCACGGAACCGACCGACACTCGAAGCTCCGGCTCGCTCGAGAACTCGGCGGACAGGTGGTGTCGATCGGCCGCGAGGCGCGTCGGTTCGATCCGGACGTGATCTTCGGCCGCGGACCCTACGCCGCCTACGCGGGTACGCTGACGCGGACGCCGACCGTGCTCGTCCTCGACGACGAGCCGACCGATTTCAACCACGTCGTCTCCCGGCCCTTCGCCGACTGCATCCTCTCGCCGGCGGTCACCCGCCGCGATCTGGGCGAGGCCCACTACACCTTCGAGGGGTTCAAGGAGTGCGCGTATCTCCACCCCGACGTCTTCGAACCCGACGAGAGCGTCCGCGACCGCCTCGGCGTCGGTCCGGACGAGCCGTACGTTCTCGTGCGGTTCAACGCCCTCGACGCGCTCTGCGACGCCGGTATCGAGGGATTCGAACCGGCCCAGCGTCGCGACCTGATCGAGCGCCTGAGCGAACGGGCGACCGTCTTCGTCTCCGACGAGGGCGACGACGTCGACTTCGCGGACCTCCCGGCGCGCCCCTACGACCTCCACCCCGCCGAGATCCACGACGCGATGGCCGAGGCCGACCTGCTGGTCGCGGACACCGGGACGATGACCACCGAGGCGGCGCTGCTTGGGACGCCGTCCCTGCGCTACCGGGGGACCGACGAACACGAGTACGGCGAGTTCCAGGAACTCGAGCGCGCCGGGCTCGCCGAACAGTTCGACGACTACGCCGCCGTTCGCGACCGATCGCTCGAACTCCTCGCCGACGACGACGCGACCGCTCGCTGGGCGGAGCGTCGCCGCGAGTACGTCGGCGACCTCGTGAACCTGACGGACCTGCTGGTCGAGGTCGCTCACACCCGGGGCGCCGTCGACCGACTCAGCTCGTCGACGCGAGGCGCGTTACAGCCGAAGCACCGGGAGCAGCCCGGTCTCTAA
- a CDS encoding universal stress protein produces MYQDVLLATNGDEGARQATEHAIELADQLGARLHIVSVSEDGPHSTEKQDEMRTDHEDEAAQAVEEAESAASARGLDVSTTVSHGVPQEEIVAVAETNSIDLIVMGTHGRSGLDHLVTGSVAEEVVRNAPVPVLTVRDRS; encoded by the coding sequence ATGTATCAGGACGTGCTACTCGCGACGAACGGCGACGAGGGAGCTCGTCAGGCGACGGAACACGCGATCGAGCTGGCCGACCAGCTCGGCGCGCGGCTCCACATCGTCTCGGTATCGGAGGACGGCCCCCACAGTACGGAGAAACAGGACGAGATGCGGACGGATCACGAGGACGAGGCCGCCCAGGCCGTCGAGGAGGCGGAATCGGCAGCCTCCGCCCGGGGGCTCGACGTATCGACGACCGTCAGCCACGGCGTCCCCCAGGAGGAGATCGTCGCGGTCGCGGAGACGAACTCGATCGATCTGATCGTCATGGGAACCCACGGCCGGAGCGGTCTCGATCATCTGGTCACCGGTAGCGTCGCCGAGGAGGTCGTCCGCAACGCGCCGGTGCCGGTCCTCACCGTCCGGGACCGGAGCTAG